The nucleotide sequence GCGCTAAGCCCTAATTTCGCTCATGCAGGCAATCCCTCATTTGTATTTTGTGAAACATTCCGTGAAACATGTCTTGGATTCGTGAAAACTATCCGGCATATTTGAAACTGCAACGCACAGACCCATGGGTAAAGTCATTGCTATCGCCAACCAAAAGGGGGGCGTCGGTAAAACTACGACAACGATAAATTTGGCCGCCAGTCTGGCCGCCCTCGAATTTCAAACGCTCATTGTTGACGCGGATCCGCAGGCGAACTCGACCTCCGGCCTTGGCTACAATCCTAAAGAAATCGAGAACAGCATTTATGAGTGCATGGTGGAGGGCGTTCGTCCGCACGATGCCATTATTCAGACGGATTTTCCGAACCTGAACCTACTGCCTTCGCATATCGATCTGGTTGGCGCCGAGATTGAGATGATTAACCTTCAGAATCGGGAGGATAAAATGAAGCATACGCTCGACAGCATCCGCGATGAGTATGACTTTATTATCATTGACTGTTCGCCTTCGCTGGGTTTGATTACGATCAATAGCCTGACGGCTGCCGACTCGGTCATTATTCCGGTGCAGTGCGAGTATTTCGCGCTCGAAGGGCTGGGTAAGCTGCTCAACACGATCAAGATTATTCAGTCGCGGCTCAATACCCGCTTGTCCATTGAAGGCATTCTGCTGACGATGTATGACCTGCGGGTTCGGCTGTCGAATCAGGTAGTCGGCGAAGTGACGAGCCATTTCCAGCAGATGGTGTTCAGCACCATCATCCCACGGAATATCCGGTTGAGCGAGTCGCCGAGTTTCGGCGTGCCGGCTCTGGCGCAGGATGCCGACAGCAAAGGCGCTGTCAGCTATCTGAACCTGGCCCGCGAGATTCTGGCTAAAAACGGAATGATGCCCCACGAAGTGTAATTTAGGTAAGCCTGATCAGGCTGTCGGAACGTAACCTGTTACGAGCTATCAGTACGGTTTCTGTCTGACAACGTGTATCATACATCATCCATACTTGCTCATGGACAACGCGAACACCAAAGCACCGAATAAGAAGATGATAGGATTGGGCCGTGGCTTAGGTGCCCTGCTGCACGACAGCGAAGCGGTTAACCGGCAGTCGAAGCCTTCGCCGTTTGAGTCCATCAGCACGATGACCGAGATCAGTTTGTCGCTGATCGAAACTAACCCGTTTCAGCCCCGGACACGCTTCGATGAAGAAGCGCTTCAGGAACTTGCTGAATCGATTCGGGTGCAGGGAATTATCCAGCCCATTACGGTCCGGCAGTTAGGCAAGGATCGCTATCAGCTGATTTCGGGCGAACGACGTCTTCAGGCTTCCAAGCTGATCGGGATGACCCATATCCCGGCCTACGTTCGCACAGCCAACGACCAGCAGATGCTGGAAATGGCGCTGATTGAGAACATCCAGCGCGAAAACCTTAATTCAATTGAAATTGCCCTCAGCTACCAGCGACTCATCACGGAGTGCAGTCTGAAGCAGGAGGAACTGGGTGAGCGCGTGGGTAAAAACCGCACGACCGTCAATAACTATATTCGCCTGCTAAAGCTGCCGCCCGTTATTCAGGCCGCTCTGCGCGATAATAAAATCTCGATGGGCCACGCCCGCGCCATCATCAACATCGACAATCCAGATTCGCAGATCCGGCTGTTTAACCGGGCTGTTGACGAGGAATGGTCGGTGCGGAAGGTCGAAGAAGCCGTGCGCAACCTGTCGGATAAAGACGATGACTCTGCCAGTACCCGTCGTGTAACGCTGCCCAAGCAGGAGATGCGGAGCCTTCAGTTCAAGCTATCGTCGTTGTTTGGTACAAAAGTTTCGATCAAAGCGGACGAGAAACACAAGGGCGAAATCAAAATTCCGTTTACCTCACAGGAAGAGTTAACCAAAATCCTGGAGGTCCTGAACTCGCAGGCGTAACGCATTGAAACGTACCGTTTTTTTCTTGTGGATGAGTGTGGGGTTGCTGGCTGGCTGTTTACCGGCTCTGGGTCAGAACCCTGCTCCGGCCATTGTTCCTGCACCAACCCCGGCCCCTGTCGACTCGACCAGGCAGGTACGTTCAGCCGCCGATACAATTCCGGCCTTCAACGGGCCAACTATCCGCATTGGTAATTCGGAACTGACCGCCGAAGGCGACTCACTGGTTCGGGCGGCCGATACTGTGCTGGTAACCCGGGGGCAACAGGACCGCATGCACAAAATCATACCCAAACAGGCTACCATTCGCTCCCTGATCCTGCCCGGTCTGGGGCAGGCCTATAACCGACAGTATTACAAAATACCGTTTATTTACGCCGGTTTTGGCGTGATGGGGTATTTGTTTGTCCGGTATAGGGGCCTGGCCAAACAGGCGGAGGATGGCTACCGGCTGTTGCTTTACGGCGATGAGAGCTCGGGAACGGCCCAGAAAGTGGAAGAGGTCGTGATTGGCACCCAGATTGTTCGCTCCTCGCAGACAGCCAAGGCATATTATGATCTCTTCCGCCGATACCGCGACCTCAATACGTTACTGTCGGTAGTGCTGTGGGGTGTTAATGCCGTTGAGGCCAACGTAGCCGCCCACCTGAAAACCTTTGATTTATCCGACGACATTTCCATGCGCCTTGAGCCGGCCGTAATTCCCATGCCGGGAACGGGGCTGGTGCCGGGCGTACGGGTGGCGTTAACTTTTAAATAACCGTTGGCGTTTGCTTCCGCAGATGAAGCGCAGCCGTCAACCTGCTATTACTATGAATATTCTTCTCCTTGGCTACGGTAAAATGGGTAAAACCATCGAGCAGACTGCGCTCGAACGCGGCCATCAGATTGCGGGCCGGATTGATGCCGATAACCACGCCGACTTAGACCATATTCCTCAGGAAAGCGTTGACGCCGTCATTGAGTTCAGCTCGCCCGAATCGGCCGTCGAGAACATTATGTATTGTCTCGAACGGGGCTGGCCGGTGGTCTGCGGAACAACGGGCTGGCTCAGCTATCGCCCCGAAATCGAAAAGATATGCCTGGAAAAGAAAGGCGCTTTTTTCTATGCATCCAACTATAGCATCGGCGTCAATCTGTTCTTTCGGCTCAACAAGACCCTGGCGCAGTTCATGCGGAATTATCCGTCGTACCGCGTCTCAATGACCGAAATTCACCATACGGAAAAAAAAGACGCGCCGAGTGGTACGGCCATTACGCTGGCGGAAGGAGTCATGGAACACTTGCCCAATAAACGTCGTTGGGTAAGTAAAGAATCAAACAGCGAAAGCGCCCGGATCGATTCGACGGATGCCGTTGAAATTGAGTCGTTGCGGGAGGGTGCCGTACCAGGAACGCATACCGTTCGGTATGACTCCGATGTTGACCGGATTGAAATCTCGCACGTAGCCTACAGTCGGCAGGGGTTTGCGCTTGGGGCTGTTGTGGCAGCAGAATGGATTGTCGGTCGCGAGGGTGTTTTTGGCATGGATGATCTGTTAGGAAGGGATGAGTAATGGACGATAGCTGATGAATGGTTGCGTTTAGGCCGTTCATCCTTCGTACCTTCGTAGTCTATTTCTATAGCCTGAGGCCATACATCGTTTTTCATTATATCGTAAGATACCGTGTCAGAAGTAAAAACCAGAGCCGAACGCGTACCGGCTAAACCCAGAAAATCACCCGTTCGCGAGTGGTTTGATTCCGTTCTGTTTGCCGTTGTGGCGGCTACGCTCATCCGTTGGCTCTTTATGGAAGCGTTCACGATTCCGACGCCTTCGATGGAGAACAGCCTGATGGTAGGCGACTTCCTGTTTGTCAGTAAGCTGCATTACGGTACCCGTACTCCACGGACGCCCCTGCAGGTGCCGCTGACGCACCAGAAAATCTGGGGAACTGACATTCCATCATACAGCACGGCTATTCAGTTGCCGTCTTACCGGCTGCCGGGCTTTACGCACGTTAAAAACGGAGATGTGGTGGTGTTCAACGTGCCGCCCAAGTACCTCAACGACAACATCGACTATCCGGTTGACCTGAAGACGAACTATATCAAGCGGTGTATAGGTATTCCGGGCGATGTGCTGGAAATCCGCCAGCGGGAAGTGTTTGTCAATGGCAAGCCGTTTTCAAAGCCACCCCGCTCGGAGCAGAAATATTTCATAAAAACGACGGAAGTGCTCGACGCTAACTTCTTCCGGAAGTATGAGATAGTTAACGACTATCGCGATCCGAGCCAGCCGACCGAAAACTGGAAGCCGCTGGAGCAGTATAACGACTCAACCAAAACTGCCTCGATGGTTGGTTACCAGGTCAACACGACCGAAGATGTAATTGCCAAGTTCAGAGAGTTTGACTGGGTGAAAGGCATTGAGCCGATGGTCGACAAGCCGGGCGAAATGTCGCCGGGTATCTACGGCACGCCGACCTTTAAGTGGAACCATGACAACTTTGGCCCCCTGACGGTGCCGAAGAAAGGAGCCACGATCCAGATTAACCCGCAGACGATCGCGCTCTACGGGCCGGTTATTGAACTGTATGAAGGCAATACAAACGTAGAGTTTACGTCCACGGCTATTAAAATTGGCGGACAGCCCATTACGTCATACACCTTCAAGCAGGATTATTACTTCATGATGGGTGATAACCGCGATAACTCGCTCGATTCGCGGTTCTGGGGGTTTGTGCCCGAAGACCACATTGTAGGTAAAGCGGTCTTTGTCTGGATGTCGCTCGACCCGAACCCGGCTAACATCTGGAATAAAATTCGCTGGAACCGCCTGTTCAGAACGATTGATTAACAAAGCGTAACGTAAAAGGCGCCGGGCCGTGAAAAGTAGCACTTCCCCGGCCAGGCGCCTTTTACTTATTACCAGTCAATCGGCTTCAGACCATGGCTTTCGAGGTACTCGTTGGCCTGGCTGAAATGCTTGTTGCCAAACCAGCCACCCCATTGCGCAGCCATTGGCGAAGGATGTTTGGATTTGAGTACCAGGTGCTTCCTGCTGTCAATGACGGCTCCCTTCTTCTGAGCGTAAGCGCCCCAGAGCATAAAGACAACGTTCTGTTTTTCGTCCGAAATCAGCTTGATAACCGCATCCGTAAAGGTTTCCCAGCCTTTGCCCTGATGCGACCCGGCCTGCCCCGCCCGCACCGTAAGGGTAGCGTTGAGCAGCATAACCCCCTGTTTGGCCCAGCGTTCCAGATTCCCCGATTTTGGGACCGGTTTGCCCAGATCATCCTGAATTTCCTTGAAAATATTGACCAGGGACGGCGGCTTGGTAACTCCATCGGCTACTGAGAAGGCGAGCCCGTTGGCCTGTCCTTCACCGTGGTAAGGGTCCTGCCCCAGAATAACCACCCGGGCTTCTTCAAAGCTGCATTGATTGAAAGCGTTAAAAATGAGTTTTCCGGGCGGGTAGACCCGTTGGGTGCTGTACTCCTGGCGAAGAAATTCGGCGAGTTGCCGGAAATAAGGCTTGTCAAATTCGGACTGTAACCGGCTCTGCCAGGATTCGGCGATAGAAACTTTCATATGGGGAACTGATACGGGTCGATGGGCATTATAGCCTACAAATACCGAAAACCACCTCCGAAAAATATTTTTTGAAGGTGGGTCTTGCGTAACAAAACTAATCAACCTAATTTTCGTTGTAAGGTTGCCAAACGACACTAAATTTATGGTTTCGTCAGTTACAGAGGGCGTAAAAGTTAGCGTGAAGACCGAATACCAGTCGGACTACTCCAGTCCGCTGCAGGCGCATTACGTCTTCACCTACCGGATCACAATTGAAAATGCCAGCGACTACACGATTCAGTTGCTTCGGCGGCATTGGCTGATCTTCGACTCCAACGGAACTGTTCGGGAGGTCGAAGGTGAAGGCGTAGTCGGTCTTCAGCCCGTGCTGGAGCCGGGCGAAGTGCACGAATACGTGTCGGGCTGCAACCTCCGATCCAGCATGGGTAAGATGGTGGGCACCTACCTGGTTGAGCGCATCATTGATGGAAAAACGGTTCGCGTCAGCATTCCGGAATTTACCATGGTGGTGCCGTACCGGCTAAACTGATTCGCTGGACAAACGGAGCAGACTGCTAATTTTGCGAAGAACCGCCAAGCTTCAGCGGCTACTTTACAA is from Spirosoma taeanense and encodes:
- a CDS encoding ParA family protein, producing the protein MGKVIAIANQKGGVGKTTTTINLAASLAALEFQTLIVDADPQANSTSGLGYNPKEIENSIYECMVEGVRPHDAIIQTDFPNLNLLPSHIDLVGAEIEMINLQNREDKMKHTLDSIRDEYDFIIIDCSPSLGLITINSLTAADSVIIPVQCEYFALEGLGKLLNTIKIIQSRLNTRLSIEGILLTMYDLRVRLSNQVVGEVTSHFQQMVFSTIIPRNIRLSESPSFGVPALAQDADSKGAVSYLNLAREILAKNGMMPHEV
- a CDS encoding ParB/RepB/Spo0J family partition protein, yielding MDNANTKAPNKKMIGLGRGLGALLHDSEAVNRQSKPSPFESISTMTEISLSLIETNPFQPRTRFDEEALQELAESIRVQGIIQPITVRQLGKDRYQLISGERRLQASKLIGMTHIPAYVRTANDQQMLEMALIENIQRENLNSIEIALSYQRLITECSLKQEELGERVGKNRTTVNNYIRLLKLPPVIQAALRDNKISMGHARAIINIDNPDSQIRLFNRAVDEEWSVRKVEEAVRNLSDKDDDSASTRRVTLPKQEMRSLQFKLSSLFGTKVSIKADEKHKGEIKIPFTSQEELTKILEVLNSQA
- a CDS encoding DUF5683 domain-containing protein, with translation MKRTVFFLWMSVGLLAGCLPALGQNPAPAIVPAPTPAPVDSTRQVRSAADTIPAFNGPTIRIGNSELTAEGDSLVRAADTVLVTRGQQDRMHKIIPKQATIRSLILPGLGQAYNRQYYKIPFIYAGFGVMGYLFVRYRGLAKQAEDGYRLLLYGDESSGTAQKVEEVVIGTQIVRSSQTAKAYYDLFRRYRDLNTLLSVVLWGVNAVEANVAAHLKTFDLSDDISMRLEPAVIPMPGTGLVPGVRVALTFK
- the dapB gene encoding 4-hydroxy-tetrahydrodipicolinate reductase; translation: MNILLLGYGKMGKTIEQTALERGHQIAGRIDADNHADLDHIPQESVDAVIEFSSPESAVENIMYCLERGWPVVCGTTGWLSYRPEIEKICLEKKGAFFYASNYSIGVNLFFRLNKTLAQFMRNYPSYRVSMTEIHHTEKKDAPSGTAITLAEGVMEHLPNKRRWVSKESNSESARIDSTDAVEIESLREGAVPGTHTVRYDSDVDRIEISHVAYSRQGFALGAVVAAEWIVGREGVFGMDDLLGRDE
- the lepB gene encoding signal peptidase I, whose protein sequence is MSEVKTRAERVPAKPRKSPVREWFDSVLFAVVAATLIRWLFMEAFTIPTPSMENSLMVGDFLFVSKLHYGTRTPRTPLQVPLTHQKIWGTDIPSYSTAIQLPSYRLPGFTHVKNGDVVVFNVPPKYLNDNIDYPVDLKTNYIKRCIGIPGDVLEIRQREVFVNGKPFSKPPRSEQKYFIKTTEVLDANFFRKYEIVNDYRDPSQPTENWKPLEQYNDSTKTASMVGYQVNTTEDVIAKFREFDWVKGIEPMVDKPGEMSPGIYGTPTFKWNHDNFGPLTVPKKGATIQINPQTIALYGPVIELYEGNTNVEFTSTAIKIGGQPITSYTFKQDYYFMMGDNRDNSLDSRFWGFVPEDHIVGKAVFVWMSLDPNPANIWNKIRWNRLFRTID
- the ung gene encoding uracil-DNA glycosylase, producing MKVSIAESWQSRLQSEFDKPYFRQLAEFLRQEYSTQRVYPPGKLIFNAFNQCSFEEARVVILGQDPYHGEGQANGLAFSVADGVTKPPSLVNIFKEIQDDLGKPVPKSGNLERWAKQGVMLLNATLTVRAGQAGSHQGKGWETFTDAVIKLISDEKQNVVFMLWGAYAQKKGAVIDSRKHLVLKSKHPSPMAAQWGGWFGNKHFSQANEYLESHGLKPIDW
- the apaG gene encoding Co2+/Mg2+ efflux protein ApaG; the protein is MVSSVTEGVKVSVKTEYQSDYSSPLQAHYVFTYRITIENASDYTIQLLRRHWLIFDSNGTVREVEGEGVVGLQPVLEPGEVHEYVSGCNLRSSMGKMVGTYLVERIIDGKTVRVSIPEFTMVVPYRLN